From a region of the Lactuca sativa cultivar Salinas chromosome 4, Lsat_Salinas_v11, whole genome shotgun sequence genome:
- the LOC111907035 gene encoding protein DEHYDRATION-INDUCED 19 homolog 5 isoform X1 has product MEMDLWGSRVQSVKHHHHHHHFHTLQSGRLNNSADNHLTIDGDDDVRAWFPCPFCYVEIEIPALCCHLQEEHCFDLNNAVCPICAANLGKDAIAHFTSQHVHSIKRRRKSGKSGLWSNGVSLTREMTERGNMNEATPDPLSAFLYSAPFSEIQEDQPTIPSTTFDIKSTNEELEVKDHEEKMHRAAFVQQLIFSTIF; this is encoded by the exons ATGGAAATGGATTTATGGGGTTCAAGGGTTCAGTCTGtaaaacaccaccaccaccaccaccactttcACACTCTCCAATCTGGACGCCTCAACAACTCCG CAGATAATCATCTTACAATAGATGGAGATGATGATGTTAGAGCATGGTTTCCCTGCCCATTTTGCTATGTAGAAATCGAAATCCCTGCCCTTTGTTGCCATCTACAAGAAGAACATTGTTTCGACCTAAATAACGCG GTTTGTCCGATATGTGCAGCAAATTTAGGCAAAGATGCAATTGCACATTTCACATCCCAACATGTTCATTCGATAAAG AGGAGGAGGAAATCCGGGAAGTCAGGGTTGTGGAGTAATGGTGTGAGCCTCACACGAGAAATGACCGAAAGGGGAAACATGAATGAAGCTACACCCGATCCACTATCGGCATTTCTATATAGTGCTCCATTTTCAGAAATTCAAGAAGATCAACCAACAATACCAAGTACCACTTTTGATATCAAGAG CACAAACGAAGAGCTAGAAGTCAAGGATCATGAAGAGAAGATGCATAGAGCAGCATTCGTTCAACAACTCATATTTTCCACCATCTTTTAA
- the LOC111907035 gene encoding protein DEHYDRATION-INDUCED 19 homolog 5 isoform X2, whose protein sequence is MEMDLWGSRVQSVKHHHHHHHFHTLQSGRLNNSDNHLTIDGDDDVRAWFPCPFCYVEIEIPALCCHLQEEHCFDLNNAVCPICAANLGKDAIAHFTSQHVHSIKRRRKSGKSGLWSNGVSLTREMTERGNMNEATPDPLSAFLYSAPFSEIQEDQPTIPSTTFDIKSTNEELEVKDHEEKMHRAAFVQQLIFSTIF, encoded by the exons ATGGAAATGGATTTATGGGGTTCAAGGGTTCAGTCTGtaaaacaccaccaccaccaccaccactttcACACTCTCCAATCTGGACGCCTCAACAACTCCG ATAATCATCTTACAATAGATGGAGATGATGATGTTAGAGCATGGTTTCCCTGCCCATTTTGCTATGTAGAAATCGAAATCCCTGCCCTTTGTTGCCATCTACAAGAAGAACATTGTTTCGACCTAAATAACGCG GTTTGTCCGATATGTGCAGCAAATTTAGGCAAAGATGCAATTGCACATTTCACATCCCAACATGTTCATTCGATAAAG AGGAGGAGGAAATCCGGGAAGTCAGGGTTGTGGAGTAATGGTGTGAGCCTCACACGAGAAATGACCGAAAGGGGAAACATGAATGAAGCTACACCCGATCCACTATCGGCATTTCTATATAGTGCTCCATTTTCAGAAATTCAAGAAGATCAACCAACAATACCAAGTACCACTTTTGATATCAAGAG CACAAACGAAGAGCTAGAAGTCAAGGATCATGAAGAGAAGATGCATAGAGCAGCATTCGTTCAACAACTCATATTTTCCACCATCTTTTAA